One stretch of Vulpes lagopus strain Blue_001 chromosome 12, ASM1834538v1, whole genome shotgun sequence DNA includes these proteins:
- the AMZ2 gene encoding archaemetzincin-2, protein MQTVRHSEQTLKTALISKNPTLVSQYEKLDAGERRLLNKAFKADNDLFGPITLHSESDWIISHPEAPQDFEQFFSDPYRKAPSPEKRSIYIQCIGSLGNTRIISDEYIKWLKGYCEAFFYGLTVKLLEPVPVSVTRCSFRVNDNTQNLQIHAGDILRFLKKKKPGDAFCIVGITMIDLYPRDSWNFVFGQASLTDGVGIFSFARYGSDFYSSRFEGKVNKLRRVSSSDYSVFDNYYTPEVTSVLLLRSCKTLTHEIGHIFGLRHCQWLACLMQGSNHLEEADRRPLNLCPICLRKLQCAIGFNIIERYQALVRWIDDESADTPGVSTEHSCEDNVNLPKPVEAFKEWKEWIIKCLAVVQK, encoded by the exons ATGCAAACAGTACGGCACTCTGAACAGACTCTAAAAACAGCTCTCATCTCAAAGAACCCAACGCTTGTGTCACAGTATGAGAAGTTAGATGCTGGCGAACGGCGTTTGCTGAACAAAGCCTTCAAGGCAGACAATGATCTCTTTGGACCCATTACCTTGCATTCGGAATCAGATTGGATCATCTCCCATCCTGAGGCTCCCCAAGACTTCGAACAGTTTTTCAGTGATCCTTATAGAAAGGCACCATCTCCGGAGAAACGCAGTATTTATATACAGTGCATTG GATCTCTAGGAAACACCAGGATTATCAGTGACGAATATATTAAATGGCTCAAGGGCTACTGTGAAGCATTTTTCTACGGCTTGACAGTAAAACTCCTAGAACCGGTTCCTGTCTCTGTAACGAGGTGTTCCTTTAGAGTCAATGATAACACACAAAACCTACAAATTCACGCAG gagACATCCTGAGGttcctaaaaaagaagaaacctggAGATGCCTTCTGTATTGTGGGAATAACCATGATTGATCTTTACCCAAGAGACTCCTGGAATTTTGTCTTTGGACAGGCCTCTTTGACAGATG GTGTGGGGATATTCAGCTTTGCCAGGTACGGCAGTGATTTTTATAGCTCACGCTTTGAAGGCAAAGTGAACAAGCTGCGGAGAGTATCTTCAAGCGACTATTCCGTTTTTGATAACTATTATACTCCTGAAGTGACCAGTGTTTTGCTGCTTCGTTCCTGTAAG ACTTTAACCCATGAGATTGGACACATATTTGGACTTCGACACTGCCAGTGGCTTGCATGCCTCATGCAAGGCTCCAACCACCTGGAAGAAGCTGACCGGCGCCCCCTCAACCTTTGCCCTATCTGTTTACGCAAGTTGCAGTGTGCTATTGGCTTCAACATAATAGAAAGATACCAA GCGCTGGTGAGGTGGATTGATGATGAGTCGGCTGACACCCCCGGAGTCAGCACGGAACACAGTTGTGAGGATAATGTGAATTTACCAAAACCTGTGGAAGCCTTTAAGGAATGGAAAGAGTGGATAATAAAATGCCTTGCTGTTGTCCAAAAATAA